One part of the Augochlora pura isolate Apur16 chromosome 3, APUR_v2.2.1, whole genome shotgun sequence genome encodes these proteins:
- the LOC144468135 gene encoding uncharacterized protein LOC144468135 isoform X1 produces the protein MTDFAKAQLLKYGWREGKGLGKNENGIANALKPKLKFDSVGIGHKNEDWNEWWATGFNNAAKNITVESQSQGVSISVSEEKKNELPKHLSQNKFSYGNFLKTSTLLNGTLVQEHKSNVPKIEKNEENVQPTFLTDEELFKICNGRTAHKGARHGLKLNGKLKRLEEQERNFLQMHETLPINLSSKEEEGTSKKSRSSRKRKRRINDLTHQLDILCNIDDTVDTSKLKGKKARKEKKGLVNNNVYGNEKEEEDKEIDDMLLPTKEQLDNWVIRKNRKLKEDRSHGSTHKTKKRKKEKNKNYQTNNFNIKNEIVQCQSQETDADIVDSILHTELPHNESPLSSNKDVNSIPYSCSSDTYTRNEANELNYKISKKKKAKLRRKQSKVMQNIIENFEVITVSTENVPEEIDRKKKLRNLIEKLADNDIAIDKTKEVTKIVKNKKANKRKNKNIRKMEDYLDKKATSGRK, from the exons ATGACGGATTTTGCGAAAGCACAGCTTTTAAAATACGGTTGGAGAGAAG GCAAAGGTCtaggaaaaaatgaaaatggtatTGCAAATGCATTGAAACCAAAGCTTAAATTTGATTCAGTTGGAATAGGACACAAAAATGAAGACTGGAATGAGTGGTGGGCAACTGGTTTCAATAATGCAGCTAAAAACATTACGGTTGAATCACAATCGCAAGGTGTATCCATATCTGTTtcagaagaaaagaaaaatgagttGCCTAAACATTtatctcaaaataaatttagctATGGAAATTTTCTCAAAACCTCCACACTTCTTAATGGTACCTTGGTGCAAGAACATAAGTCAAATGTTcctaaaatagaaaaaaatgagGAGAATGTACAACCAACTTTTTTAACAGACGAAGAGTTGTTCAAAATATGTAATGGCAGAACTGCTCACAAGGGAGCTAGGCAcggtttaaaattaaatggtaaattaaaaagattagaGGAACAAGAGAGAAATTTCTTACAAATGCATGAAACCTTACCTATTAATCTTTCGtcgaaagaagaagagggtACCTCAAAAAAATCTAGGAGTTCAAGAAAAcgtaaaagaagaataaatgATTTGACACATCAATTagatattttatgcaatatagATGATACCGTAGATACATCAAAATTAAAAGGGAAAAAAgcgagaaaggaaaaaaaaggtcTGGTAAATAATAACGTTTATGGCAatgagaaagaggaagaagataAAGAAATTGATGATATGCTACTTCCTACAAAGGAGCAGTTAGATAATTGGGtgataagaaaaaatagaaaactaaaAGAGGATCGTAGTCATGGCTCCACACACAAAacaaagaaaaggaaaaaggaaaagaataagaattaccaaacgaataattttaatataaaaaatgaaattgttcagtGTCAAAGTCAAGAAACCGATGCTGACATAGTAGATTCTATACTTCATACAGAACTTCCTCATAATGAATCCCCTTTAAGTTCTAATAAAGATGTGAACTCAATTCCTTATTCATGTTCTTCAGATACATACACAAGAAATGAAGcaaacgaattaaattataaaatatcgaaaaagaagaaagcaaAGCTTCGCAGGAAACAAAGTAAGGTGatgcaaaatataatagagAATTTTGAAGTTATTACTGTCAGTACTGAAAATGTTCCTGAGGAGATTGataggaaaaagaaattgagaaatttaatagaaaaattggcagATAATGATATTGCaatagataaaacaaaagaagtgactaaaattgttaaaaataagaaggctaataaaagaaagaacaaaaatattaggaaaatggaagattatttagataaaaaggCTACAAGTGGCAGAAAATAA
- the LOC144468135 gene encoding uncharacterized protein LOC144468135 isoform X3, whose product MKTGMSEKKNELPKHLSQNKFSYGNFLKTSTLLNGTLVQEHKSNVPKIEKNEENVQPTFLTDEELFKICNGRTAHKGARHGLKLNGKLKRLEEQERNFLQMHETLPINLSSKEEEGTSKKSRSSRKRKRRINDLTHQLDILCNIDDTVDTSKLKGKKARKEKKGLVNNNVYGNEKEEEDKEIDDMLLPTKEQLDNWVIRKNRKLKEDRSHGSTHKTKKRKKEKNKNYQTNNFNIKNEIVQCQSQETDADIVDSILHTELPHNESPLSSNKDVNSIPYSCSSDTYTRNEANELNYKISKKKKAKLRRKQSKVMQNIIENFEVITVSTENVPEEIDRKKKLRNLIEKLADNDIAIDKTKEVTKIVKNKKANKRKNKNIRKMEDYLDKKATSGRK is encoded by the exons ATGAAGACTGGAATGAGTG aaaagaaaaatgagttGCCTAAACATTtatctcaaaataaatttagctATGGAAATTTTCTCAAAACCTCCACACTTCTTAATGGTACCTTGGTGCAAGAACATAAGTCAAATGTTcctaaaatagaaaaaaatgagGAGAATGTACAACCAACTTTTTTAACAGACGAAGAGTTGTTCAAAATATGTAATGGCAGAACTGCTCACAAGGGAGCTAGGCAcggtttaaaattaaatggtaaattaaaaagattagaGGAACAAGAGAGAAATTTCTTACAAATGCATGAAACCTTACCTATTAATCTTTCGtcgaaagaagaagagggtACCTCAAAAAAATCTAGGAGTTCAAGAAAAcgtaaaagaagaataaatgATTTGACACATCAATTagatattttatgcaatatagATGATACCGTAGATACATCAAAATTAAAAGGGAAAAAAgcgagaaaggaaaaaaaaggtcTGGTAAATAATAACGTTTATGGCAatgagaaagaggaagaagataAAGAAATTGATGATATGCTACTTCCTACAAAGGAGCAGTTAGATAATTGGGtgataagaaaaaatagaaaactaaaAGAGGATCGTAGTCATGGCTCCACACACAAAacaaagaaaaggaaaaaggaaaagaataagaattaccaaacgaataattttaatataaaaaatgaaattgttcagtGTCAAAGTCAAGAAACCGATGCTGACATAGTAGATTCTATACTTCATACAGAACTTCCTCATAATGAATCCCCTTTAAGTTCTAATAAAGATGTGAACTCAATTCCTTATTCATGTTCTTCAGATACATACACAAGAAATGAAGcaaacgaattaaattataaaatatcgaaaaagaagaaagcaaAGCTTCGCAGGAAACAAAGTAAGGTGatgcaaaatataatagagAATTTTGAAGTTATTACTGTCAGTACTGAAAATGTTCCTGAGGAGATTGataggaaaaagaaattgagaaatttaatagaaaaattggcagATAATGATATTGCaatagataaaacaaaagaagtgactaaaattgttaaaaataagaaggctaataaaagaaagaacaaaaatattaggaaaatggaagattatttagataaaaaggCTACAAGTGGCAGAAAATAA
- the LOC144468135 gene encoding uncharacterized protein LOC144468135 isoform X2, translated as MKTGMSEEKKNELPKHLSQNKFSYGNFLKTSTLLNGTLVQEHKSNVPKIEKNEENVQPTFLTDEELFKICNGRTAHKGARHGLKLNGKLKRLEEQERNFLQMHETLPINLSSKEEEGTSKKSRSSRKRKRRINDLTHQLDILCNIDDTVDTSKLKGKKARKEKKGLVNNNVYGNEKEEEDKEIDDMLLPTKEQLDNWVIRKNRKLKEDRSHGSTHKTKKRKKEKNKNYQTNNFNIKNEIVQCQSQETDADIVDSILHTELPHNESPLSSNKDVNSIPYSCSSDTYTRNEANELNYKISKKKKAKLRRKQSKVMQNIIENFEVITVSTENVPEEIDRKKKLRNLIEKLADNDIAIDKTKEVTKIVKNKKANKRKNKNIRKMEDYLDKKATSGRK; from the exons ATGAAGACTGGAATGAGTG aagaaaagaaaaatgagttGCCTAAACATTtatctcaaaataaatttagctATGGAAATTTTCTCAAAACCTCCACACTTCTTAATGGTACCTTGGTGCAAGAACATAAGTCAAATGTTcctaaaatagaaaaaaatgagGAGAATGTACAACCAACTTTTTTAACAGACGAAGAGTTGTTCAAAATATGTAATGGCAGAACTGCTCACAAGGGAGCTAGGCAcggtttaaaattaaatggtaaattaaaaagattagaGGAACAAGAGAGAAATTTCTTACAAATGCATGAAACCTTACCTATTAATCTTTCGtcgaaagaagaagagggtACCTCAAAAAAATCTAGGAGTTCAAGAAAAcgtaaaagaagaataaatgATTTGACACATCAATTagatattttatgcaatatagATGATACCGTAGATACATCAAAATTAAAAGGGAAAAAAgcgagaaaggaaaaaaaaggtcTGGTAAATAATAACGTTTATGGCAatgagaaagaggaagaagataAAGAAATTGATGATATGCTACTTCCTACAAAGGAGCAGTTAGATAATTGGGtgataagaaaaaatagaaaactaaaAGAGGATCGTAGTCATGGCTCCACACACAAAacaaagaaaaggaaaaaggaaaagaataagaattaccaaacgaataattttaatataaaaaatgaaattgttcagtGTCAAAGTCAAGAAACCGATGCTGACATAGTAGATTCTATACTTCATACAGAACTTCCTCATAATGAATCCCCTTTAAGTTCTAATAAAGATGTGAACTCAATTCCTTATTCATGTTCTTCAGATACATACACAAGAAATGAAGcaaacgaattaaattataaaatatcgaaaaagaagaaagcaaAGCTTCGCAGGAAACAAAGTAAGGTGatgcaaaatataatagagAATTTTGAAGTTATTACTGTCAGTACTGAAAATGTTCCTGAGGAGATTGataggaaaaagaaattgagaaatttaatagaaaaattggcagATAATGATATTGCaatagataaaacaaaagaagtgactaaaattgttaaaaataagaaggctaataaaagaaagaacaaaaatattaggaaaatggaagattatttagataaaaaggCTACAAGTGGCAGAAAATAA